One genomic segment of Bacillus oleivorans includes these proteins:
- a CDS encoding SRPBCC family protein, which produces MTNQNAVEQKIIEKKVVIHSKIDLVWHAWTRSERVSQWFAGKAIVEPIVGGKYELYFEPGNEEGNCTKGCTIISLEPFTRLSFTWKGPDPLAELMNQDSQLTEVYVTLHEMGEHTEVTVKHGGWGEGPEWQKAREWHVMAWNQVLNSLKSALESGEGDLCCQP; this is translated from the coding sequence ATGACCAATCAAAATGCGGTTGAGCAAAAAATAATAGAGAAAAAAGTAGTCATCCATTCCAAGATTGACTTAGTTTGGCATGCGTGGACAAGATCAGAAAGGGTTTCCCAATGGTTTGCTGGAAAGGCAATTGTAGAACCAATAGTTGGCGGAAAGTATGAGTTATATTTTGAACCGGGTAATGAAGAAGGAAATTGTACAAAAGGATGTACGATTATAAGCTTAGAGCCATTTACAAGATTATCATTTACTTGGAAAGGACCTGATCCGCTAGCAGAACTTATGAATCAAGACAGTCAGCTTACAGAGGTTTATGTGACGCTGCATGAAATGGGAGAACATACAGAGGTAACCGTTAAACATGGAGGCTGGGGTGAGGGGCCTGAATGGCAAAAGGCAAGGGAATGGCACGTAATGGCATGGAATCAGGTGTTAAACAGTTTAAAATCAGCGTTAGAATCAGGTGAAGGCGATCTCTGTTGCCAGCCGTGA